The following are encoded together in the Anaerostipes caccae L1-92 genome:
- a CDS encoding single-stranded DNA-binding protein, translating into MTEKGINNNQVEVAGEIISTFEYSHEIFGEGFYMVKLLVNRLSEATDEIPLMISERLVDVTKDCRGKYLRAFGQFRSYNKHEENHNHLILSVFVRDLEFLDSMEDVKPNQIQLDGFICKQPVYRMTPLGREICDILLAVNRSYGKSDYIPCICWGRNARFAGSLEIGARIELVGRIQSREYQKRISEFEVVKRTAYEVSVNKLEMKVPEEE; encoded by the coding sequence ATGACAGAAAAAGGAATCAATAATAATCAAGTGGAGGTAGCGGGCGAGATTATATCCACCTTTGAATACAGCCATGAGATTTTTGGCGAAGGTTTTTATATGGTCAAACTTTTAGTAAACAGGTTAAGCGAAGCGACTGATGAAATACCATTGATGATTTCCGAACGTTTAGTGGACGTTACAAAGGACTGCCGGGGCAAATATCTCAGGGCTTTCGGTCAGTTCCGGTCGTATAACAAACATGAAGAAAACCATAACCATTTGATTTTATCCGTCTTCGTAAGGGATTTGGAATTCCTAGATTCCATGGAAGACGTGAAGCCGAACCAGATCCAGCTGGACGGGTTTATATGTAAGCAGCCGGTTTACCGGATGACACCCCTCGGAAGAGAGATCTGTGACATCCTGCTGGCTGTGAACCGTTCTTACGGGAAATCCGATTATATCCCTTGTATCTGTTGGGGAAGGAATGCCAGATTTGCGGGGAGTTTAGAAATCGGCGCCAGGATTGAACTTGTGGGAAGGATTCAGAGCCGTGAGTACCAGAAGCGGATCAGTGAATTTGAAGTCGTAAAGAGGACTGCATATGAAGTTTCTGTGAACAAACTGGAAATGAAGGTCCCGGAAGAAGAGTAA
- the ytvI gene encoding sporulation integral membrane protein YtvI, which translates to MRRWEIYLEIFMELIVIAGGAFLLIFVLPKCIGFLWPFVAAWIVAMLAHPVIAFLEDKISLPKRFGSALIIIAVIAGLIALISFIVSQLAAQIVGFAANLPDLRETVQTQLMNLKEQAVHLLDSLPYGMGVKFDTMLGSTDKVLDKAVSAIGNYGMEHSGNVAKGMTSGFIGTVVMFFASYLFIVDKDKIVQGYEKHVPKMVRHKIGIFYHNTLGVLASYCWAQVKIMVIIVAILWIGFILAGISYAFFLAVVIAILDVLPILGTGTAIIPWALYKILTGDIKTAIILLIIYVICLVTKQVLQPKMMGDSMGISPLATLFLIYIGLKLSGIGGMLLALILGIFVYNLYKLGIFDRKIAFFQRRIEMLTINSEKEEEQIKEELDRREREGKES; encoded by the coding sequence ATGAGACGTTGGGAAATATATCTGGAAATATTCATGGAACTTATAGTGATCGCGGGAGGGGCCTTTCTTCTGATCTTTGTCCTGCCTAAGTGCATCGGATTCTTATGGCCCTTTGTGGCTGCTTGGATTGTGGCGATGCTGGCCCATCCGGTGATTGCGTTTTTGGAAGACAAGATCAGTCTTCCGAAGAGATTCGGCTCGGCACTGATCATTATTGCGGTGATTGCAGGCCTGATCGCACTGATCTCATTTATTGTCAGCCAGCTGGCCGCCCAGATCGTGGGCTTTGCGGCCAATCTTCCGGATCTGAGGGAGACGGTCCAGACACAGCTGATGAATCTGAAAGAACAGGCAGTGCACCTTCTGGATTCTCTGCCATATGGAATGGGAGTAAAGTTTGATACGATGCTCGGTTCCACGGACAAGGTGCTGGACAAGGCAGTGAGTGCCATCGGGAATTACGGCATGGAACATTCCGGCAATGTGGCCAAAGGCATGACCAGCGGATTTATCGGAACGGTGGTTATGTTCTTTGCCTCATATTTGTTTATCGTGGATAAGGATAAGATTGTGCAGGGATATGAAAAGCACGTTCCAAAGATGGTCCGTCATAAGATCGGTATCTTTTACCACAATACACTGGGAGTTTTGGCAAGCTACTGCTGGGCACAGGTAAAGATCATGGTCATCATAGTTGCGATTCTCTGGATCGGCTTTATCCTTGCGGGGATCAGCTATGCATTTTTCCTGGCCGTTGTGATCGCGATTCTTGATGTGCTGCCGATTCTTGGGACCGGGACGGCGATCATCCCTTGGGCACTCTACAAGATCCTCACAGGAGATATTAAGACCGCCATTATACTGCTGATCATCTATGTGATCTGTCTTGTGACCAAACAGGTGCTTCAGCCTAAGATGATGGGAGACAGTATGGGGATTTCACCCCTTGCCACTTTGTTTTTGATTTATATCGGCTTAAAGCTCTCGGGCATTGGAGGCATGCTTCTTGCTTTAATTCTGGGTATCTTTGTGTATAATCTATATAAGCTGGGGATCTTTGACCGGAAGATTGCATTCTTCCAGCGAAGGATCGAGATGCTGACGATAAACAGTGAGAAGGAAGAAGAACAGATAAAAGAAGAACTTGACAGAAGAGAAAGAGAGGGAAAAGAATCATGA
- the hisC gene encoding histidinol-phosphate transaminase, whose protein sequence is MKSWRDNIRNVVPYTPGEQPKEDGVIKLNTNENPYPPSPKVLEAMNHIKHLRKYPDPAAADLTEAISSYYGLNRDEVFVGVGSDDVLAIAFLTFFNSGKPVFFPDITYSFYDVWAGLFQIPYETKALDEEFGIHAGDYYGENGGVIFPNPNAPTGALLELETVRDILDHNRDVLVIVDEAYIDFGGESARSLIPEYDNLLVVQTYSKSRSLAGLRIGYAMGNKELIKAMNDVKYSFNSYTMNEPAIVMGKAAIEDEKYFQKTREKIINTREWFQEELRNLGFAFADSKANFVFASHESIPAKELFEAAKREKIYVRYFDKPRIDNYLRITIGTDDEMQTLVKFLKKQIRP, encoded by the coding sequence ATGAAATCTTGGAGAGATAATATAAGAAATGTAGTCCCGTATACCCCGGGAGAACAGCCGAAAGAGGACGGTGTGATCAAGCTGAATACCAATGAGAATCCATATCCTCCTTCTCCGAAAGTTTTAGAAGCGATGAACCATATTAAACATCTGAGAAAATATCCGGACCCGGCAGCGGCGGATCTCACAGAAGCGATCAGTTCCTACTACGGTCTGAATCGGGACGAAGTCTTCGTCGGAGTCGGCTCAGATGACGTTTTAGCCATCGCTTTTCTGACATTTTTTAATTCCGGAAAGCCGGTGTTTTTCCCGGACATTACCTATTCTTTTTATGATGTCTGGGCCGGCCTGTTTCAGATCCCGTATGAGACCAAAGCATTGGATGAAGAGTTCGGCATACATGCCGGAGATTATTACGGAGAAAACGGGGGAGTGATCTTTCCGAATCCCAATGCGCCGACAGGGGCTCTTTTAGAATTGGAGACAGTCAGGGATATTTTAGATCATAACAGAGATGTTCTTGTGATCGTGGACGAGGCTTACATCGACTTTGGGGGTGAGAGCGCGAGAAGCCTTATCCCTGAATATGATAATCTGCTGGTCGTACAGACATACTCTAAATCCCGCTCTCTTGCTGGGCTCAGGATAGGATATGCCATGGGAAATAAAGAGCTGATCAAGGCTATGAACGATGTGAAGTATTCCTTTAATTCTTACACGATGAACGAGCCGGCCATTGTTATGGGGAAGGCGGCGATCGAGGATGAAAAATATTTCCAAAAGACAAGAGAAAAGATTATAAATACCAGAGAATGGTTTCAGGAGGAACTTAGAAATCTGGGATTTGCATTTGCGGATTCCAAGGCAAATTTTGTCTTTGCATCACACGAATCTATTCCGGCCAAAGAATTATTCGAAGCAGCAAAGAGAGAAAAAATATATGTCCGGTATTTTGACAAGCCCAGAATTGACAATTATTTAAGAATTACGATCGGCACAGATGATGAGATGCAGACTCTGGTGAAGTTTTTGAAAAAACAAATAAGGCCATAG
- a CDS encoding cob(I)yrinic acid a,c-diamide adenosyltransferase, translated as MKGRVEVYCGQGKGKTSSALGHCIKAAGQGKQVIIVQFLKGKDTEEISFIRRLEPEIQLFSFEKYEQHYMDLTPEQKKEQEHFIGNGLCYTKKVIDTRQCDVLVLDEVLGLLDLGLLSEEELVALVSGRDEELEVIMTGRRLPDSLKDWVDDIYCINTIKES; from the coding sequence ATGAAAGGACGAGTGGAAGTTTACTGCGGCCAGGGCAAAGGGAAGACATCGTCGGCCTTAGGCCACTGCATCAAAGCAGCAGGACAGGGGAAGCAAGTCATTATTGTTCAATTCCTGAAAGGAAAAGACACGGAGGAGATCAGCTTTATAAGACGCCTGGAACCAGAGATTCAGCTGTTCAGTTTTGAGAAGTATGAACAGCACTATATGGATCTGACACCTGAACAGAAGAAAGAGCAGGAGCATTTCATCGGCAACGGCCTCTGTTATACGAAGAAGGTCATTGACACCAGACAGTGCGATGTCTTAGTGCTTGATGAGGTACTCGGACTTTTAGATCTTGGACTTCTTTCTGAGGAGGAACTGGTAGCCCTGGTCTCCGGAAGGGACGAGGAACTGGAAGTCATTATGACAGGAAGAAGACTGCCTGATTCTTTGAAGGACTGGGTGGATGACATCTACTGCATTAACACAATTAAAGAATCATAA
- the dapB gene encoding 4-hydroxy-tetrahydrodipicolinate reductase: protein MIKVMMHGCNGAMGQVISGIIEESESAVMAAGIDFKDDGHNPYPVFKNLEDCNVDVDVIIDFSSSKATDRLLSYVAEKQIPLVLCTTGLSEEQLKKVEETSKKTAILRSANMSLGVNVLLKLVNTAAKVLADADFDIDIVEKHHKLKVDAPSGTALALADAVNEALHNEYEYVYDRSQRRIRRPKKEIGISAVRGGTIVGQHDVIFAGQDEVIEFHHTAYSKAIFGKGAVSAAIYLAGKPAGMYDMSDVIG, encoded by the coding sequence ATGATAAAAGTAATGATGCACGGCTGCAACGGTGCTATGGGACAGGTGATCAGCGGGATCATCGAAGAATCCGAAAGTGCGGTCATGGCGGCGGGAATAGACTTTAAAGACGACGGACACAATCCGTATCCGGTATTTAAAAATCTGGAAGACTGCAATGTGGATGTCGATGTAATCATTGATTTTTCCTCATCCAAAGCCACGGACCGGCTGTTAAGCTATGTGGCTGAAAAGCAGATACCGCTTGTCTTATGTACGACGGGTCTGAGTGAAGAACAGTTAAAAAAAGTCGAGGAGACAAGCAAAAAGACCGCAATTTTAAGGTCTGCCAACATGTCTCTTGGGGTTAATGTTTTATTAAAGCTTGTGAATACGGCAGCAAAGGTGCTGGCAGATGCGGATTTTGATATTGATATCGTAGAGAAGCACCATAAACTGAAAGTAGACGCACCGTCAGGAACTGCCCTTGCGCTGGCAGACGCAGTCAATGAAGCGCTTCACAACGAGTATGAGTATGTTTATGACCGAAGCCAGAGAAGGATCAGGCGTCCGAAAAAAGAGATCGGCATTTCGGCGGTCCGCGGAGGGACCATAGTCGGACAGCACGATGTGATCTTTGCCGGACAGGATGAAGTCATTGAATTTCATCACACGGCCTACTCCAAAGCAATCTTTGGAAAAGGGGCAGTCAGCGCGGCTATCTACCTGGCGGGCAAACCGGCCGGCATGTATGATATGAGCGACGTGATCGGTTAA
- a CDS encoding pyridoxal phosphate-dependent aminotransferase: MLSKKVLELSKQHSVIRDIFEFGMERAKEVGAENVFDFSIGNPSVPAPKEVDETAMKYIESGDPVAVHGYTSNAGIFEVRDAVAKSLNKRFDTAYSADNIFMTIGAAAAVGICFKSLVDGPEDEIITFAPYFPEYQVYAEGAGCKLTVIPAETETFQIDFERLKSAINVHTKAVLINSPNNPSGAVYSRETIQRLAELLTEKQKETGHSIYIISDEPYREIVYDGIELPHVPKYYDNTLVCYSFSKSLSIPGERIGYIIAPCEAEDYADLLPVFIASGRLLSYVSVPALYQKVVGDCADLTADLSVYQANKDLFYNALTDMGYECVEPGGAFYLFPKALEPDANAFCERAKKYDLLMVPGDSFGCPGYVRISYCVPTERIEKALPLFQKLIDEYKEN, from the coding sequence ATGTTATCAAAAAAAGTATTAGAGTTATCGAAGCAGCACTCCGTGATCCGGGATATTTTTGAATTCGGCATGGAGAGGGCAAAAGAAGTAGGAGCTGAAAACGTATTCGATTTCAGCATAGGAAACCCATCGGTTCCTGCCCCGAAGGAAGTGGATGAGACGGCCATGAAGTACATAGAGAGCGGCGATCCGGTGGCAGTCCATGGATATACAAGCAATGCGGGCATATTTGAGGTAAGGGATGCAGTGGCAAAGTCACTGAACAAAAGGTTTGACACGGCTTACAGCGCGGATAATATTTTCATGACGATTGGCGCTGCGGCGGCTGTGGGCATTTGTTTTAAAAGTCTGGTGGACGGGCCGGAGGATGAGATCATCACCTTTGCGCCTTATTTCCCCGAATACCAGGTATATGCCGAGGGAGCCGGATGTAAGCTTACCGTGATTCCGGCTGAGACTGAGACATTCCAGATTGATTTTGAAAGGCTTAAGTCTGCCATCAATGTGCACACCAAGGCTGTGCTGATCAATTCTCCGAACAATCCTTCCGGAGCCGTTTATTCCAGGGAGACGATTCAGAGGCTTGCGGAGCTTCTCACAGAGAAGCAGAAAGAGACAGGCCACAGCATTTATATCATATCCGACGAACCATACAGGGAGATCGTCTATGACGGAATAGAACTTCCCCACGTTCCGAAATATTATGACAACACATTAGTCTGTTATTCTTTCAGCAAATCCCTTTCTATTCCCGGAGAGAGGATCGGCTATATCATCGCACCGTGTGAGGCGGAAGATTATGCGGATCTTCTGCCCGTGTTTATCGCTTCAGGAAGGCTGCTTTCTTATGTGAGTGTGCCCGCTTTATATCAGAAGGTAGTCGGCGACTGTGCTGATCTCACGGCAGACCTGTCCGTATATCAGGCAAACAAAGACTTATTTTATAATGCCTTGACGGATATGGGCTACGAGTGTGTGGAGCCGGGAGGGGCATTTTACCTGTTCCCCAAGGCTTTGGAACCGGACGCCAACGCATTTTGTGAGCGGGCAAAGAAGTATGACCTGCTGATGGTTCCGGGGGACAGCTTTGGATGTCCGGGTTATGTACGGATTTCCTACTGTGTACCTACGGAAAGGATTGAGAAGGCGCTGCCCCTGTTTCAGAAACTGATCGATGAATACAAGGAGAATTAA
- the thyA gene encoding thymidylate synthase, translating into MSYADTLFINMCRDILENGTSTEGEKVRPKWPDGTPAYTIKQFGVVNRYDLSKEFPALTLRKTFVKSAVDELLWIWQRKSNNIHDLKSHVWDEWADEDGSIGKAYGYQMRVKHQYAEGMMDQVDRVIYDLKNNPYSRRIMTNIYVHQDLHEMNLYPCAYSMTFNVTKKPGHEKLVLNGILNQRSQDILAANNWNVVQYSVLLYMLAQVCGMEPGEFVHVIADAHIYDRHIPIIEELIKRPVYDAPKFSMNPDVKDFYEFTLDDFKIEDYKAGEQIKDIPIAI; encoded by the coding sequence ATGAGTTACGCAGATACTCTGTTCATCAACATGTGCAGAGATATTTTAGAAAATGGAACCAGCACAGAGGGAGAAAAGGTCAGGCCCAAATGGCCGGACGGCACACCGGCTTATACGATCAAGCAGTTTGGCGTTGTGAACCGTTATGACCTGTCAAAGGAGTTTCCGGCGCTGACACTGAGGAAGACATTTGTCAAGTCTGCTGTAGACGAACTGCTCTGGATCTGGCAGAGGAAGTCAAACAATATCCATGATTTAAAGAGTCATGTGTGGGATGAATGGGCAGACGAAGACGGATCCATCGGTAAGGCATACGGCTATCAGATGAGGGTAAAGCATCAGTATGCGGAAGGCATGATGGATCAGGTAGACAGGGTGATCTACGACTTAAAGAACAATCCATACAGCCGCAGGATCATGACGAATATTTACGTTCATCAGGACCTGCATGAGATGAACCTTTATCCGTGTGCTTACAGCATGACATTTAACGTGACCAAGAAACCGGGCCATGAAAAGCTTGTTCTGAACGGCATCCTAAATCAAAGATCTCAGGACATTCTGGCGGCGAATAACTGGAACGTAGTCCAGTACTCGGTTCTGCTCTATATGCTGGCACAGGTATGCGGCATGGAGCCGGGAGAGTTTGTCCATGTGATCGCTGACGCACATATCTACGACCGGCACATTCCGATCATAGAGGAACTGATTAAGCGCCCGGTTTATGATGCACCGAAGTTTTCCATGAATCCCGATGTGAAAGACTTTTATGAGTTTACTCTGGATGACTTTAAGATAGAAGATTACAAAGCAGGGGAGCAGATTAAGGATATCCCCATTGCCATATAG
- a CDS encoding DUF5688 family protein produces the protein MLTRPEFLTYVEEHILEYVKDPEEKQASIRQVTKNNNISLNGLCIGKGEEVCQPIIYLDSYYEDYREGADLGEILCRIGAVYEDSRADSPIDASLYRDYSHMRDLLFFRLVNYEKNKEQLKDCPCERIEDLAVTYRWFAHHDKNGMASALIRNQDLDLWGITKDQLMKDAKANTKRVFPPLLRPMEELFPQMDAAGELFVLTNEEGLNGAGTVLYEGILDSFSDQIKGGFYILPSSIHEVLLVPEKEGSDPAALSELVKEVNRTVVDDGEILSDRIYYYEKGQNVFMSKV, from the coding sequence ATGTTGACCAGACCAGAGTTTTTAACTTATGTAGAAGAACACATACTGGAGTATGTGAAGGACCCGGAGGAAAAGCAGGCCTCCATCCGGCAGGTGACAAAGAACAATAACATCAGTTTAAACGGCCTCTGTATCGGAAAAGGAGAAGAAGTCTGCCAGCCTATCATTTATTTAGATTCCTATTATGAGGACTACCGGGAGGGAGCAGACCTGGGAGAGATCCTATGCAGGATAGGTGCGGTCTATGAGGACAGCAGGGCAGACAGTCCGATCGATGCTTCCCTTTACAGGGATTACAGCCACATGAGGGATCTGCTGTTTTTCCGTCTTGTAAATTATGAGAAGAACAAAGAACAGTTAAAGGACTGTCCCTGTGAGAGAATCGAGGATCTGGCCGTGACTTACCGGTGGTTTGCCCACCATGACAAGAATGGGATGGCCAGTGCTCTGATCCGCAATCAGGATCTTGACTTATGGGGCATCACAAAGGATCAGCTCATGAAAGATGCAAAAGCAAATACAAAGAGAGTTTTTCCGCCCCTGCTCCGGCCTATGGAGGAGTTATTTCCTCAGATGGATGCGGCAGGAGAGCTGTTTGTCCTGACCAATGAAGAGGGACTCAATGGTGCGGGAACTGTCCTCTATGAAGGAATTCTCGACAGTTTTTCCGATCAGATTAAAGGTGGATTTTATATTCTTCCCAGCAGTATCCATGAGGTTCTGCTTGTGCCTGAAAAGGAAGGAAGTGATCCTGCGGCCCTCTCGGAACTGGTGAAAGAAGTAAACCGTACCGTGGTGGATGACGGTGAGATATTGTCTGACCGGATTTACTATTATGAAAAAGGGCAGAATGTATTTATGTCGAAAGTGTGA
- the dapA gene encoding 4-hydroxy-tetrahydrodipicolinate synthase, with product MAIFTGAGVALITPMKEDLSVDYDQLERVIDDQINHGTDSIIICGTTGEASTMSHKEQIEVVAACVSCVNKRVPVIAGAGANCTDEALYLARESERVGSDGLLVVTPYYNKATQAGLVEYYTSIGNSVNIPIIMYNIPGRTGVNIQPETTAKIFKSVENIVGMKEASGNLSQVADALYLTDGELDMYSGNDDQILPVLSLGGKGVISVLSNIAPQETHDMVMKFLNGDVKGSQELQMKYMDVIHKLFCEVNPIPVKRAMAELGFGANAVRRPLTEMEEDHAQELIESMKNVGIL from the coding sequence ATGGCTATATTTACCGGAGCCGGCGTTGCATTGATCACGCCGATGAAAGAAGACTTATCAGTAGACTATGACCAGCTTGAGAGGGTCATTGACGATCAGATTAATCACGGCACCGACAGCATCATCATCTGCGGGACCACAGGGGAAGCTTCTACGATGTCTCACAAGGAGCAGATCGAGGTCGTTGCCGCATGTGTTTCCTGTGTCAACAAACGGGTTCCGGTCATTGCCGGGGCAGGTGCTAATTGCACAGACGAAGCCCTTTATCTCGCCAGGGAGTCGGAGAGAGTCGGAAGCGACGGGCTTTTAGTTGTAACTCCATACTATAACAAAGCCACACAGGCAGGATTGGTCGAGTATTACACGAGCATAGGTAATTCTGTAAACATTCCTATCATTATGTATAATATCCCGGGAAGGACCGGAGTGAACATTCAGCCTGAGACGACGGCAAAGATCTTCAAATCAGTGGAGAACATTGTAGGTATGAAGGAAGCCAGCGGCAATCTTTCACAGGTTGCGGATGCCCTCTATCTGACAGACGGAGAACTTGACATGTATTCCGGAAATGACGACCAGATCCTTCCGGTCTTATCTCTCGGAGGTAAGGGTGTGATCTCTGTTTTGTCCAACATCGCACCGCAGGAGACCCATGATATGGTCATGAAGTTCTTAAACGGAGACGTAAAGGGCAGCCAGGAACTTCAGATGAAGTATATGGACGTGATCCATAAACTGTTCTGTGAAGTAAACCCAATCCCTGTAAAAAGAGCTATGGCAGAGCTGGGATTCGGAGCCAACGCAGTGAGAAGGCCTCTCACAGAGATGGAAGAAGATCACGCACAGGAACTCATCGAATCTATGAAAAATGTAGGAATTCTTTAA